A stretch of Mus musculus strain C57BL/6J chromosome 19, GRCm38.p6 C57BL/6J DNA encodes these proteins:
- the Fads1 gene encoding acyl-CoA (8-3)-desaturase isoform X1, with amino-acid sequence MGLMKANHLFFLVYLLHILLLDVAAWLTLWIFGTSLVPFILCAVLLSTVQAQAGWLQHDFGHLSVFGTSTWNHLLHHFVIGHLKGAPASWWNHMHFQHHAKPNCFRKDPDINMHPLFFALGKVLPVELGREKKKHMPYNHQHKYFFLIGPPALLPLYFQWYIFYFVVQRKKWVDLAWMLSFYARIFFTYMPLLGLKGFLGLFFIVRFLESNWFVWVTQMNHIPMHIDHDRNVDWVSTQLQATCNVHQSAFNNWFSGHLNFQIEHHLFPTMPRHNYHKVAPLVQSLCAKYGIKYESKPLLTAFADIVYSLKESGQLWLDAYLHQ; translated from the exons ATGGGCCTCATGAAGGCCAACCACCTCTTCTTCCTGGTCTACCTGCTTCACATCCTGCTGCTGGATGTGGCTGCCTGGCTCACCCTTTGGATCTTTGGAACTTCCTTGGTGCCCTTCATCCTCTGTGCAGTACTGCTCAGTACAGTTCAG GCTCAGGCAGGTTGGCTACAGCATGACTTTGGGCACCTGTCAGTCTTTGGCACCTCGACATGGAATCACCTGCTACATCATTTTGTGATTGGCCACCTGAAG GGGGCCCCCGCCAGCTGGTGGAACCACATGCATTTCCAGCACCATGCCAAGCCTAACTGCTTCCGCAAGGACCCCGATATCAACATGCACCCCCTCTTCTTCGCCCTGGGGAAGGTCCTTCCTGTGGAG CTcgggagggaaaagaagaagcaCATGCCATACAACCATCAGCACAAGTACTTCTTCCTCA tCGGACCCCCAGCCTTGCTGCCTCTATACTTCCAGTggtatattttctattttgtggttCAGCGGAAAAAATGGGTG GACTTGGCCTGGATGCTCAGCTTCTATGCCCGCATCTTCTTCACTTACATGCCGCTGCTGGGGCTGAAAGGCTTCCTGGGCCTTTTCTTCATTGTCAG GTTCCTGGAAAGCAACTGGTTTGTGTGGGTGACACAGATGAAccatatccccatgcacattgaTCACGACCGGAATGTGGACTGGGTCTCCACCCAG CTGCAGGCAACCTGCAACGTTCACCAATCAGCCTTCAACAACTGGTTCAGTGGCCACCTAAATTTCCAGATTGAACACCA CCTCTTCCCCACCATGCCGCGGCACAACTACCACAAGGTGGCACCCCTAGTACAATCCCTGTGCGCCAAGTACGGCATCAAGTATGAGTCCAAGCCCCTGCTCACAGCCTTCGCGGACATTGTTTA CTCCCTGAAGGAGTCAGGGCAACTCTGGTTGGACGCTTACCTTCACCAATAG
- the Fen1 gene encoding flap endonuclease 1, whose protein sequence is MGIHGLAKLIADVAPSAIRENDIKSYFGRKVAIDASMSIYQFLIAVRQGGDVLQNEEGETTSHLMGMFYRTIRMMENGIKPVYVFDGKPPQLKSGELAKRSERRAEAEKQLQQAQEAGMEEEVEKFTKRLVKVTKQHNDECKHLLSLMGIPYLDAPSEAEASCAALAKAGKVYAAATEDMDCLTFGSPVLMRHLTASEAKKLPIQEFHLSRVLQELGLNQEQFVDLCILLGSDYCESIRGIGPKRAVDLIQKHKSIEEIVRRLDPSKYPVPENWLHKEAQQLFLEPEVLDPESVELKWSEPNEEELVKFMCGEKQFSEERIRSGVKRLSKSRQGSTQGRLDDFFKVTGSLSSAKRKEPEPKGPAKKKAKTGGAGKFRRGK, encoded by the coding sequence ATGGGAATTCACGGCCTTGCCAAACTAATTGCTGATGTGGCCCCCAGTGCCATCCGTGAGAATGACATCAAGAGCTACTTTGGTCGCAAAGTGGCCATCGATGCCTCCATGAGCATCTACCAGTTCCTGATTGCTGTTCGTCAGGGTGGGGATGTGCTGCAGAACGAGGAGGGTGAGACCACCAGCCACCTGATGGGCATGTTCTACCGTACCATCCGCATGATGGAGAATGGCATCAAGCCTGTGTACGTCTTTGATGGCAAACCACCACAGCTGAAGTCAGGCGAGCTGGCCAAGCGCAGTGAGAGGCGCGCCGAGGCTGAGAAGCAACTGCAGCAGGCTCAGGAGGctgggatggaggaggaggtggagaagtTCACCAAGAGGCTCGTGAAGGTCACCAAGCAACACAATGATGAGTGCAAACACCTGCTGAGCCtcatgggcatcccttacctTGATGCACCCAGCGAGGCAGAGGCCAGCTGTGCTGCCCTGGCAAAGGCTGGCAAAGTCTATGCTGCGGCCACGGAGGACATGGACTGCCTCACTTTTGGCAGCCCCGTGCTAATGCGACACTTAACTGCCAGTGAGGCCAAGAAGCTGCCCATCCAAGAGTTCCATCTGAGCCGCGTCCTGCAGGAGCTGGGTCTGAACCAGGAGCAGTTTGTGGATCTGTGCATCCTGCTGGGTAGCGACTACTGCGAGAGCATCCGTGGCATTGGGCCCAAGCGGGCTGTGGATCTCATCCAGAAACATAAGAGCATCGAGGAGATCGTGAGGCGGCTGGACCCCAGCAAGTACCCCGTTCCAGAGAACTGGCTCCACAAGGAAGCCCAGCAGCTCTTCCTGGAGCCAGAAGTACTGGACCCAGAGTCTGTGGAGCTGAAGTGGAGCGAGCCAAATGAAGAAGAGTTGGTCAAATTTATGTGTGGTGAAAAGCAGTTTTCTGAAGAGCGAATTCGCAGTGGGGTCAAGCGGCTGAGTAAGAGCCGCCAGGGCAGCACCCAGGGACGCCTCGATGATTTCTTCAAGGTGACAGGCTCACTCTCCTCAGCTAAGCGCAAGGAGCCAGAACCCAAGGGGCCTgctaagaagaaagcaaagactgGGGGAGCGGGGAAGTTCCGAAGGGGAAAATAA
- the Tmem258 gene encoding transmembrane protein 258 isoform 2 (isoform 2 is encoded by transcript variant 2): protein MSRYTSPVNPAVFPHLTVVLLAIGMFFTAWFFVYEVTSTKYTRDIYKELLISLVASLFMGFGVLFLLLWVGIYV, encoded by the exons ATGAGTAGGTACACCAGCCCAGTGAACCCGGCTGTCTTCCCTCACCTGACTGTGGTACTTCTGGCCATCGGCATGTTCTTCACTGCCTGGTTCTTCGT TTACGAGGTCACCTCTACCAAGTACACACGCGATATTTACAAAGAGCTCCTCATCTCCTTGGTGGCCTCACTCTTCATGGGCTTTGgagtcctcttcctcctgctctgggTTGGCATCTACGTATAA
- the Tmem258 gene encoding transmembrane protein 258 isoform 1 (isoform 1 is encoded by transcript variant 1) produces the protein MELEAMSRYTSPVNPAVFPHLTVVLLAIGMFFTAWFFVYEVTSTKYTRDIYKELLISLVASLFMGFGVLFLLLWVGIYV, from the exons ATG GAGCTCGAAGCCATGAGTAGGTACACCAGCCCAGTGAACCCGGCTGTCTTCCCTCACCTGACTGTGGTACTTCTGGCCATCGGCATGTTCTTCACTGCCTGGTTCTTCGT TTACGAGGTCACCTCTACCAAGTACACACGCGATATTTACAAAGAGCTCCTCATCTCCTTGGTGGCCTCACTCTTCATGGGCTTTGgagtcctcttcctcctgctctgggTTGGCATCTACGTATAA
- the Fads1 gene encoding acyl-CoA (8-3)-desaturase: MAPDPVPTPGPASAQLRQTRYFTWEEVAQRSGREKERWLVIDRKVYNISDFSRRHPGGSRVISHYAGQDATDPFVAFHINKGLVRKYMNSLLIGELAPEQPSFEPTKNKALTDEFRELRATVERMGLMKANHLFFLVYLLHILLLDVAAWLTLWIFGTSLVPFILCAVLLSTVQAQAGWLQHDFGHLSVFGTSTWNHLLHHFVIGHLKGAPASWWNHMHFQHHAKPNCFRKDPDINMHPLFFALGKVLPVELGREKKKHMPYNHQHKYFFLIGPPALLPLYFQWYIFYFVVQRKKWVDLAWMLSFYARIFFTYMPLLGLKGFLGLFFIVRFLESNWFVWVTQMNHIPMHIDHDRNVDWVSTQLQATCNVHQSAFNNWFSGHLNFQIEHHLFPTMPRHNYHKVAPLVQSLCAKYGIKYESKPLLTAFADIVYSLKESGQLWLDAYLHQ, encoded by the exons ATGGCTCCCGACCCGGTGCCGACCCCTGGCCCGGCCTCCGCCCAGCTCCGCCAAACGCGCTACTTTACTTGGGAGGAGGTGGCGCAGCGCTCCGGGCGGGAGAAGGAGCGATGGCTCGTGATCGACCGGAAGGTGTACAACATCAGCGACTTCAGCCGCCGCCACCCGGGGGGCTCCCGGGTCATCAGCCACTACGCGGGTCAGGATGCCACG GATCCTTTTGTGGCATTCCACATCAACAAGGGTCTTGTGAGAAAGTATATGAACTCTCTTCTGATTGGAGAGCTGGCTCCGGAGCAACCCAGCTTTGAACCCACCAAGAAT AAAGCGCTAACTGATGAATTCCGGGAGCTGCGGGCCACAGTAGAGCGAATGGGCCTCATGAAGGCCAACCACCTCTTCTTCCTGGTCTACCTGCTTCACATCCTGCTGCTGGATGTGGCTGCCTGGCTCACCCTTTGGATCTTTGGAACTTCCTTGGTGCCCTTCATCCTCTGTGCAGTACTGCTCAGTACAGTTCAG GCTCAGGCAGGTTGGCTACAGCATGACTTTGGGCACCTGTCAGTCTTTGGCACCTCGACATGGAATCACCTGCTACATCATTTTGTGATTGGCCACCTGAAG GGGGCCCCCGCCAGCTGGTGGAACCACATGCATTTCCAGCACCATGCCAAGCCTAACTGCTTCCGCAAGGACCCCGATATCAACATGCACCCCCTCTTCTTCGCCCTGGGGAAGGTCCTTCCTGTGGAG CTcgggagggaaaagaagaagcaCATGCCATACAACCATCAGCACAAGTACTTCTTCCTCA tCGGACCCCCAGCCTTGCTGCCTCTATACTTCCAGTggtatattttctattttgtggttCAGCGGAAAAAATGGGTG GACTTGGCCTGGATGCTCAGCTTCTATGCCCGCATCTTCTTCACTTACATGCCGCTGCTGGGGCTGAAAGGCTTCCTGGGCCTTTTCTTCATTGTCAG GTTCCTGGAAAGCAACTGGTTTGTGTGGGTGACACAGATGAAccatatccccatgcacattgaTCACGACCGGAATGTGGACTGGGTCTCCACCCAG CTGCAGGCAACCTGCAACGTTCACCAATCAGCCTTCAACAACTGGTTCAGTGGCCACCTAAATTTCCAGATTGAACACCA CCTCTTCCCCACCATGCCGCGGCACAACTACCACAAGGTGGCACCCCTAGTACAATCCCTGTGCGCCAAGTACGGCATCAAGTATGAGTCCAAGCCCCTGCTCACAGCCTTCGCGGACATTGTTTA CTCCCTGAAGGAGTCAGGGCAACTCTGGTTGGACGCTTACCTTCACCAATAG